In Camelina sativa cultivar DH55 chromosome 16, Cs, whole genome shotgun sequence, a single window of DNA contains:
- the LOC104749856 gene encoding biogenesis of lysosome-related organelles complex 1 subunit 1, whose translation MNTPARGRVLPFSEKEKTEEESGTLESSLLQLIDDNRRSSLHLREKTERSRKEAIRHAARTADLLVKAVNGGVEECFVNEKRIESEIRNLAVTVARFGKQTDQWLAATHAVNSAVKEIGDVENWMKTMEFDCKKITAAIRNIHDDQ comes from the exons atgaatacGCCGGCGCGTGGGCGCGTGCTACCGTTTTCGGAGAAGGAGAAAACGGAAGAAGAGTCCGGAACACTGGAATCGAGTCTCCTACAGCTAATCGATGACAATCGTAGATCGTCGTTACATCTCCGGGAAAAAACCG agagatcgAGGAAGGAAGCGATCAGACACGCGGCGAGAACGGCGGATCTATTAGTGAAGGCGGTGAACGGAGGAGTTGAGGAGTGTTTCGTGAACGAGAAACGGATTGAGTCTGAGATTAGGAATCTGGCGGTTACGGTGGCGCGATTCGGGAAACAGACGGATCAGTGGCTTGCTGCGACTCACGCCGTTAATAGCGCCGTCAAG GAGATTGGAGATGTTGAGAATTGGATGAAGACTATGGAGTTTGATTGTAAGAAGATCACTGCTGCAATTCGCAATATTCATGATGATCAATAG